In the genome of Bacteroidales bacterium, one region contains:
- a CDS encoding polysaccharide biosynthesis tyrosine autokinase, with amino-acid sequence MNKKISKSYPEIPSKDINGKKYFIFLLSKWYWLLIPLTVAMSLVYLFNDSVPNRYELNYLIMYKEESERRSRSDNAVESLEILRNINQFDLESNMELLKSHQLLNKTLEKLDFEISYHKEGRFYDQEIYRSAPFRVVHEQSPALYTHPVYIELLSAKRYKLTIDRPELFVEYEVDFGKQFSKHGLNLKLIKNEHTPEALVEENRFYFIAHNMTNLIRSYQEKLEVLPVEEESNILKLSVTGHVPEKENKFLTTLVETYKNHQLEKINENADKSIQFINHQMSTIEKRLLQYENELQNLRMNNKQIGSGNINQEYTDYGEGQGQSGSLYNQINELENQKMSLQENKDQFRYLADLIKNNQNLDSVILPMNSEIESAGIRQLMDEITDTQEEIDAASQNVQSNHPHYQSLKETYKKQKQSLYTRVNSYINYIDKSIARLEERINDLESQIPSYPRRERRYQESQRKIAQNENILNNLSEKKLEFEMIKASNTNNFEILKASRPEQANLVYPNKKINYLFGFFIGFILPAGLLIMRKNSFEKIEEKNEISENTSIPILHALEDNPFKTNLPVLHYPQSHIADAFRSIRTKIRYKLKSYDSKVIMISSMVSGEGKSFVTANLGAIMAMGEMKTIIVSADIRKPTLHKIFPVTNKMGLSNYLTNHFNYEDLIQPTPVDNLYFLPAGKSGSNAGDLFSESKINALLDYLSTRFEYILFDSPPFSMVPESMIISEQSHCNVFLLRHMYSPKKIIESLNEIYDEGKLNNMFLLVNSVKKMKGAGFEYYFGYDSAYGFGYYNHYYNNKETSMKIPEGEKLKR; translated from the coding sequence ATGAACAAGAAAATCTCCAAGTCTTATCCGGAAATACCCTCCAAGGATATAAACGGTAAAAAGTATTTTATTTTTCTGCTTTCCAAATGGTATTGGCTTTTAATCCCCCTCACGGTGGCCATGAGTCTTGTATACCTTTTTAACGATTCAGTACCAAATAGATATGAGCTGAATTACCTCATCATGTATAAAGAAGAATCGGAGAGACGAAGCCGAAGCGATAATGCTGTTGAAAGTCTGGAAATCCTCAGGAATATTAACCAGTTCGATCTTGAAAGCAATATGGAATTGCTAAAGTCCCATCAATTGCTGAATAAAACACTTGAAAAGCTGGACTTTGAGATCTCCTATCATAAAGAAGGCAGGTTCTATGATCAGGAAATTTATCGTTCAGCCCCGTTTAGGGTAGTTCATGAACAATCTCCAGCGCTTTACACCCATCCTGTTTACATTGAGCTGCTCTCGGCAAAGAGGTATAAACTCACCATAGACCGCCCGGAACTTTTTGTGGAATACGAGGTGGATTTTGGCAAGCAGTTTTCAAAGCATGGGTTAAACCTCAAACTCATAAAAAATGAACATACTCCTGAAGCCCTCGTTGAAGAAAATCGGTTTTATTTCATCGCGCATAATATGACCAATCTGATCAGGTCCTATCAGGAGAAGCTTGAAGTCCTGCCTGTTGAAGAAGAAAGCAACATCCTTAAGCTTTCTGTGACAGGTCATGTGCCAGAGAAAGAAAACAAATTTCTCACAACCCTGGTCGAAACATACAAAAATCATCAACTTGAAAAGATCAATGAGAATGCGGATAAGTCCATTCAGTTCATTAATCACCAGATGAGCACAATAGAGAAGAGGCTGTTGCAGTATGAAAATGAGCTTCAGAACCTGCGGATGAACAACAAACAAATCGGCTCCGGTAATATCAACCAGGAATACACGGACTATGGTGAAGGTCAGGGGCAATCAGGCTCGTTGTATAATCAAATAAACGAACTGGAAAACCAGAAGATGTCCCTGCAGGAAAATAAAGATCAATTCAGGTATTTAGCCGATCTGATCAAAAACAACCAAAACCTGGATAGCGTTATTCTTCCTATGAACAGTGAAATAGAATCAGCAGGCATACGGCAGCTCATGGATGAAATCACTGATACTCAAGAGGAGATCGATGCGGCCAGTCAAAATGTCCAAAGCAATCACCCTCACTATCAATCACTCAAAGAGACCTATAAGAAACAAAAGCAATCTCTGTACACCCGGGTAAACAGCTATATAAATTATATAGATAAATCGATTGCCAGGTTGGAAGAAAGAATCAATGACCTTGAATCACAAATCCCTTCCTATCCCCGTAGGGAAAGACGCTACCAGGAGTCACAGAGAAAGATCGCTCAAAATGAGAACATCCTGAATAATCTCTCAGAGAAGAAGCTTGAATTTGAAATGATAAAGGCCTCCAATACAAACAATTTTGAAATATTAAAAGCATCCAGACCTGAACAGGCCAATTTGGTATACCCCAATAAGAAAATTAATTACCTGTTCGGCTTTTTTATAGGTTTTATACTTCCGGCAGGATTGTTAATAATGAGAAAAAACAGCTTCGAGAAAATAGAGGAAAAGAATGAAATAAGTGAAAATACTTCGATTCCCATTCTGCATGCCCTTGAGGACAATCCTTTTAAAACAAACCTTCCGGTATTGCATTATCCGCAATCTCACATTGCAGACGCATTCAGGAGCATCAGGACCAAGATCAGGTACAAGCTAAAATCCTATGATTCCAAGGTAATCATGATCTCTTCGATGGTAAGCGGGGAAGGAAAAAGCTTTGTCACGGCAAACCTTGGGGCCATAATGGCCATGGGTGAAATGAAAACGATCATAGTAAGTGCTGATATACGAAAACCTACGCTTCATAAGATATTTCCCGTGACTAACAAAATGGGCTTAAGTAATTATCTGACCAACCATTTCAATTATGAAGATCTTATCCAGCCAACCCCTGTAGATAACCTGTATTTTCTGCCAGCTGGAAAATCCGGGTCCAATGCGGGAGATCTTTTTTCTGAAAGCAAAATTAACGCCTTGCTGGATTATTTATCCACCCGGTTTGAATATATTCTGTTTGATTCCCCTCCCTTCTCCATGGTTCCGGAATCCATGATCATTAGTGAACAGTCCCACTGTAATGTATTCCTGTTAAGACACATGTACAGCCCCAAAAAAATCATTGAATCCCTAAATGAAATATATGATGAAGGAAAGTTAAACAACATGTTTCTCCTGGTTAATAGCGTTAAAAAAATGAAAGGTGCAGGATTTGAATATTATTTCGGATATGATTCGGCCTATGGATTTGGATATTATAATCACTATTACAATAATAAGGAAACTTCCATGAAAATTCCGGAAGGTGAAAAGTTAAAACGATGA
- a CDS encoding polysaccharide biosynthesis/export family protein — protein MKHRISLYCIVFVAIITSSCNTYKKYTYLRDIPITGHAQKIVKNKPTYHIQPGDILYVRVITPDQSMGEIFNPFSQRGQTNARMGGETMYFYGYSVSDAGYIEIPVIDSVQVGGITLDEAKRRIEEKAKDYLKTPQVIVKMAQFNFTLLGEVASPGLQTVYRNDVNMIEAISYGGGITYNGDRTEVLILRTVKEGTKTFQVDLTDNEIVKSDLYYVMPNDIIYVKPRRSTAIREETSDFLFGVSALSSILTTALLIWRLEL, from the coding sequence ATGAAACACAGAATCTCTCTTTATTGCATTGTATTTGTCGCGATTATAACCAGTTCCTGCAACACATACAAGAAGTATACTTACCTGAGAGACATCCCCATCACGGGGCACGCTCAGAAGATCGTCAAAAACAAACCCACCTATCACATTCAGCCGGGTGACATACTCTATGTTAGGGTTATAACGCCCGATCAGTCAATGGGCGAAATATTCAACCCATTTTCCCAACGTGGTCAGACTAACGCCAGAATGGGCGGTGAGACCATGTACTTTTACGGTTATTCGGTCAGTGATGCAGGCTATATTGAAATTCCGGTGATTGATTCCGTTCAGGTGGGAGGGATCACCCTGGATGAAGCCAAAAGAAGAATCGAGGAGAAGGCCAAAGACTATCTTAAGACCCCCCAGGTCATCGTCAAAATGGCTCAATTTAATTTCACCCTGCTGGGTGAGGTCGCCAGTCCCGGGCTACAGACGGTATACAGAAATGATGTGAACATGATCGAGGCCATCTCATATGGTGGAGGTATCACCTATAATGGTGATCGAACAGAAGTGTTGATTTTGCGAACAGTCAAAGAAGGTACCAAAACCTTCCAGGTAGATTTAACCGATAATGAGATTGTGAAATCGGATTTATATTATGTCATGCCCAATGATATTATATATGTCAAACCCCGTCGGTCAACTGCCATCCGCGAGGAAACCTCGGATTTTCTATTCGGGGTCAGTGCATTATCATCCATCCTTACAACAGCATTATTGATCTGGAGGCTTGAATTGTAA
- a CDS encoding acyl carrier protein, which translates to MSENQIKEKVHQFISENTYADPGKIQSNTLIFQEGYFDSMGFITLITFLEDEFNVKTEDKDFVEENFESINAISNYVTQKMAVNS; encoded by the coding sequence ATGAGCGAAAACCAAATTAAAGAAAAAGTGCATCAATTCATCAGTGAAAATACCTACGCTGATCCCGGGAAAATTCAGAGCAACACCTTAATCTTTCAGGAAGGCTATTTTGATTCAATGGGTTTCATCACATTGATCACTTTTCTTGAAGATGAGTTCAATGTCAAAACCGAAGACAAGGATTTTGTCGAAGAAAATTTCGAATCGATCAATGCCATATCCAATTACGTTACTCAAAAAATGGCTGTTAACTCATAA